The following coding sequences lie in one Flagellimonas eckloniae genomic window:
- a CDS encoding T9SS type A sorting domain-containing protein translates to MKHIYLVVLFFFVSTLGFSQNAQASADIQGFKLFPNPVTQGKVFIETAENSPKQIFIFDVLGTKVLQTTILGKELNLSGFDKGVYILRVIENNNVATRKLIIK, encoded by the coding sequence ATGAAGCATATTTACCTTGTTGTATTATTCTTTTTTGTTTCTACCCTTGGATTTTCCCAAAATGCCCAGGCTAGTGCAGATATACAAGGTTTTAAATTGTTTCCCAATCCTGTTACCCAAGGAAAGGTTTTTATAGAGACTGCTGAAAATTCACCAAAGCAAATATTTATTTTTGATGTGCTGGGCACTAAAGTGCTTCAAACTACAATTTTAGGGAAAGAACTCAATCTTTCAGGTTTTGATAAGGGCGTTTATATCCTTCGAGTAATTGAAAATAACAATGTAGCTACTAGAAAGCTAATTATCAAATAA
- a CDS encoding T9SS type A sorting domain-containing protein gives MKKIYFILIMAFPVFSFGQELVSVNTEQAQELKGFKMYPNPVYGDEVYLTTATNGNKQIKIYDVFGEVVLTDRIATNTLNISRLVPGVYVLQVTEQKKTMTRKLVIK, from the coding sequence ATGAAGAAAATCTACTTTATTCTCATTATGGCGTTTCCTGTATTTAGCTTCGGTCAAGAATTGGTCAGTGTAAATACTGAACAAGCACAAGAACTTAAAGGTTTTAAGATGTATCCCAATCCTGTTTATGGTGATGAAGTCTATCTTACTACTGCCACTAATGGTAACAAACAAATTAAAATCTACGATGTTTTTGGAGAAGTCGTACTCACGGACAGAATTGCGACCAACACGTTGAACATATCCAGATTAGTTCCAGGAGTTTATGTACTCCAAGTAACGGAACAGAAAAAGACGATGACCCGAAAACTGGTCATTAAATAA